Within the Halorhabdus rudnickae genome, the region TCGTGATCCTTGACCAGCGGCGTTCGCGCGCCCTCGTAAACAGGGATCTCTTCGGCGGCGTCAGCGAGTTGTAGGGTGTACTTCGCGTTCTCGACCTGGCGATCGAAGTCGACGTTGCCGGCACCGATCGTCAGTGCCTCGACGTCGGCGCGGTCCGAGAGAACTGCGAGCAAAATGCCAAGCGTGTCATCGGTCGCCGTGTCGGTGTCGATGATAACTCGATCCGTCATGGTCCAGGTTCGGCAGGGGGACAGAGGTGTCTTTCGTCACGGGAGGAGTTCCTCGCCGAACCGGTCGTCACCCACGGCGCCGATCAACTCGACGGCCGCGTCGGAGAGAGCGGCTGCAATCGCCTGATTGGCTCCTTTCTCGCCGAGAAGGCAATGGACTCCGCGGGCACCGTCTCGCCGGGTCGCGGTCGGCATTCGACGCGTGCCGTGACGTCCGGATTGATGCTTCCGGCGATGTAGACGCGACTCATGGCGTGGGATTGCTCGTATCGTGGAATAACGTTCCCCTAGCGTGTCTCACGAGGGCGCACTCGTCAGCCCGAGAACTCGTAGAGGTCGTCACCGACGTGGTGGACTGTGTCGACGACCTTGCCCTCGTCGCCGAGCATGTCAGCGCCGTCGACGCGGGCCCGACCGACCGCCAGGACCTTGCCGTGGTTTTCTTCGGCGATGACGACCAGGTCGTCGGCTGTGATGGATTCGTCTGCCTCGACAATGCCGGGACGCATCACGTCTGCGCCGTCGGAGACAAACGAGATCGCGCCGGCGTCAACCGTGACGATGTTCTCCGCCGGAGGGTGGGCGTTCGCACCGCGAACGGTAAGGAACGGATCGTCATTCCCATTGGACTCGCCGGGGACGTAGAAGACAGCCGGTTCGCCGTCGACGAGGACGACTTCCCAGTCGCTGTCCTCGAAGGAGACCTTCTCGTAGGTATCGGCGTCCAGTTCGACGCCCAGGCCGTCAGCGAGGGCGTCCTCGATCGCCGCGATGGCGTCCGCCCGGAGGTGGTGGCAGGACTTGACGTTCATATGTGTCTGCTGGCTGCCCGCGGAGATAAATCGATTGTTCGAGATCGTCCCCCGCCGTTCGGAAAGGGCTAGGGCCGTTGGGGATCCTGGAGTCGGACGTACGCGTTCGTGATCACGGCGATCGCGAAGACGCCGACGGCACTGGTCACGATAGTGTGAACGATCATCCCGGCCGTGCCGGGGACGAAGCCGACCACGAATCCGGCGACGTAGCCGACGACGATCAACACCAGCGCCAGTGCCAGCAGGAGCCAGCGGTTGCCCTTCGTCAGCGCCCAGCTGCCGGAGATAGCCTGAAGCGGACCTTTGTCAGCGATCGCGACCTCCTGGCGAAAAAAGAGCGTCCCGACGTAGACGACTATCCCGGGGACCAACAGGAATACCAGCCCAAGCGAGATGGCGATCATCACCAGCAAGCCACCGAAGAACCCGTACAGCGTCGCCACGGGGAGGCGACGCATCGCGAGGTCGGTCGGAATCCCGTCGAGTGTGTCGTTAGCGAACGCGCGCGCCGCGACGATCATGACCGCCTCGCTCACCA harbors:
- a CDS encoding RNA-binding protein, with the protein product MNVKSCHHLRADAIAAIEDALADGLGVELDADTYEKVSFEDSDWEVVLVDGEPAVFYVPGESNGNDDPFLTVRGANAHPPAENIVTVDAGAISFVSDGADVMRPGIVEADESITADDLVVIAEENHGKVLAVGRARVDGADMLGDEGKVVDTVHHVGDDLYEFSG
- a CDS encoding PfkB family carbohydrate kinase; the protein is MPTATRRDGARGVHCLLGEKGANQAIAAALSDAAVELIGAVGDDRFGEELLP